The sequence TCAAGATCAAAGACTTTACTGTTCTGAGCCTTAAATCTTGGAAGGGACCTCTTGTGACGTATTTCTACATTGCTCTTTTCAGTCTTGGCTATTGGTTACTCTTTTTTCTAGTCCTTTGTCCTCTCCTTTTATCTTCCTCTATGAGAATCTCTGATATCGGTTCCTTGGCAGTCAAGACTGGtgttttattgattatattCGCTCTCTTTCAGTCCAACTTAGCTATCGTTTGGAACTTATCTATGGTCATATCGGTACTAGAGGAAAGTTATGGGATCCAAGCTTTGGGGAAAGCTGCAAAGATTGTGAAAGGGATGAAGACAAAACTGTTTCTCGTAAATATCTTCTTTGGTTTATTGGCATTAGGATTAGCTCAAATCTTGAGCCTGGTTATCAATTTGAGAAGATCGGTCTCGCTTACCGTAACCACCGGTTTCGTCTTTAtgtgtttggtctttgtgtGTTTGGTCTTTGCGGTGAGGATGTTTATGCTTGTGACTTACACCGTTGCCTATTTCCAATGTAAGAGCTTCCAAGGCAAAGACGTTGAGTCGCTGACGGATGTGGAATATACGAATTTGTCCTCCACTGCTCTCATGGGATGATTGCCTTCGATATCTCAAGAGAAGGGCATCCATGATATCTAAATATACGTGAATTGTTTGTTTGCCTTAAGAATGTTGTAAAGTTCACCATGGTTTggtaaattattttgaataatgaaaggttcgtttatatatataaggtttgTTATATAGACAATATATAGAGTTCTCTTTGTATCCATTTTGATCAAAATGAGAAAGATACTAGCGTaaaactattgtttttttctgtttggaGTGCAATATAATAGAAAGTCCTTTCATAAAGATTTCTCTGTTGAATAAAAAgatcaaaccaaaataattaaaaaatNTCAAATGCATGACAAGAATCTCCATTACAGAGGCTACCCGTAGATACAAGCCAAAGAAACTTTCCTCCGTAGTAAAAAGTAACAATCAATCTGTGGTTAGTAGTATATATAAGCAC comes from Camelina sativa cultivar DH55 chromosome 19, Cs, whole genome shotgun sequence and encodes:
- the LOC104767234 gene encoding uncharacterized protein LOC104767234 translates to MGRFAFLNVLKEVAGILNESCKLFLKNKKLMFSVLVLPLLLNCLAFLFNVFVIEPEVMNVVAESSLLPTIDPSTPEYAACLMKIFADVRQYVGSSYILTAVSSIINIFSVIVMVHASALTLKDENIKIKDFTVLSLKSWKGPLVTYFYIALFSLGYWLLFFLVLCPLLLSSSMRISDIGSLAVKTGVLLIIFALFQSNLAIVWNLSMVISVLEESYGIQALGKAAKIVKGMKTKLFLVNIFFGLLALGLAQILSLVINLRRSVSLTVTTGFVFMCLVFVCLVFAVRMFMLVTYTVAYFQCKSFQGKDVESLTDVEYTNLSSTALMG